From a region of the Pseudanabaena sp. ABRG5-3 genome:
- a CDS encoding STAS domain-containing protein — MKSMALQILTDNTSPNTLSIALDGQLDTLTANDLEKSIQTNLQQDTQTLIFDLQKLSFVSSAGLRVFAKARKTLKLKNGKVFFTNPTPQVKKVFDIVKAVPISEVFASTEELDAYLTFMQSEVEVEDNQ; from the coding sequence ATAAAATCTATGGCTTTGCAAATCCTGACTGACAATACTAGCCCCAACACATTATCCATAGCTTTGGACGGACAACTTGATACCTTGACCGCCAATGATTTAGAAAAGTCTATTCAAACGAATCTACAACAGGATACTCAGACATTAATTTTTGATCTTCAGAAATTGAGTTTTGTCTCCAGTGCGGGTCTGCGAGTATTTGCCAAAGCAAGAAAAACTCTAAAGCTGAAAAACGGTAAGGTGTTTTTTACAAACCCCACACCTCAAGTCAAAAAAGTGTTTGATATTGTCAAGGCTGTCCCTATTTCTGAAGTATTTGCCAGCACTGAAGAGCTAGATGCCTACTTAACTTTCATGCAGTCTGAAGTAGAAGTGGAAGATAATCAGTAA
- a CDS encoding Uma2 family endonuclease translates to MALVLNLRPTIQVTDEQLEQISRANPNLKLERSPEGELIVMALNGGETGRRNSNLTGQLWFWNQQAEFGESFDSSTGFRLPDGAIRSPDAAWISNERWQTLTPTQKQKYVPLCPDFVVELRSSSDALEELQAKMQEYLDNGLRLGWLIDPESQTVEIYRPSSPVEILQKPESLSGEDVLVGFSLKLKGILGIS, encoded by the coding sequence ATGGCTCTAGTATTGAACTTGCGTCCAACCATTCAGGTTACAGATGAGCAACTCGAACAGATTTCTCGCGCTAACCCCAACCTGAAGCTAGAGCGATCGCCTGAGGGAGAATTAATTGTTATGGCTTTAAATGGTGGTGAAACAGGTAGACGCAATTCTAATTTGACAGGGCAACTGTGGTTTTGGAATCAACAAGCAGAATTTGGTGAAAGTTTTGATTCCTCGACTGGCTTTCGGTTGCCTGATGGAGCCATCCGCTCTCCTGATGCTGCATGGATTAGCAATGAGCGTTGGCAGACCTTAACCCCCACTCAAAAACAGAAATATGTGCCGCTTTGTCCCGATTTCGTCGTGGAGTTGAGGTCATCTAGTGACGCTCTTGAGGAATTACAGGCAAAAATGCAGGAATATTTAGATAATGGCTTGCGGCTAGGTTGGTTAATCGATCCAGAATCACAAACTGTAGAAATCTATCGTCCATCAAGCCCCGTAGAGATACTTCAAAAACCTGAATCTCTCTCAGGAGAAGATGTTTTAGTGGGATTTAGCCTCAAACTAAAAGGAATTTTAGGCATTTCATAA
- a CDS encoding NAD(P)H-quinone oxidoreductase subunit 5 yields MDFAYQYAWLIPLLPLAAALIIGTGLITFNESTNKLRSLWSVLSVSATGGAAVIAFNLLWSQIQGHAPYTYTFEWAQAGLFHLNMGFVIDHLTSLMLVIVTTVAFLVQIYTDGYMSHDPSYVRFYAYLSLFTSSMLGLVVSPNLVQIYIFWELVGMCSYLLIGFWFDRKGAADACQKAFVTNRVGDFGLLLGLLGLYWATGTFEFTEMGEKLTQLVESGGLSVGLATLFAILVFMGPAAKSAQFPLHVWLPDAMEGPTPISALIHAATMVAAGVFLIARMFPVFEEIPAVMNTIAWTGAFTAFLGASIAITQNDIKKGLAYSTVSQLGYMVMGMGVGAYGAGLFHLMTHAYFKAMMFLGSGSVIHGMEEVVGHDPDVAQDMRVMGGLRKYMPITAITFFIGTLAISGIPPFAGFWSKDEILASTFKANPVLWGIGFLTAGITAFYMFRMYFTTFEGDFRGTDKKLVAAVKAENSVGKEAQADDGHGHHHASKPHESPITMTFPLMVLAIPSMLIGLVGTPLGNYFEYFIHAPSEKITEVPIEGFTPEFLLMGGSSVGIGLIGISIAILMYLQKKIDPSAIAKSIEPLYKLSKNKWYIDEIYEAVFVIGSRRLARQVLEVDAKIVDGVVNLAGFVTVVTGEGLKYFENGKAQFYALVIFIGVLGFVIVTSI; encoded by the coding sequence ATGGACTTTGCATATCAATACGCATGGCTGATTCCCCTGCTGCCACTTGCCGCAGCACTGATTATCGGCACAGGACTGATCACCTTTAACGAATCAACCAACAAACTGCGATCGCTCTGGTCTGTCCTCAGCGTATCCGCCACAGGCGGCGCAGCCGTCATCGCCTTTAACCTACTCTGGAGTCAGATCCAAGGACATGCTCCTTATACCTACACCTTTGAGTGGGCTCAAGCAGGCTTATTTCATCTGAACATGGGATTTGTGATCGATCACCTCACCTCACTCATGCTCGTCATCGTCACCACCGTTGCCTTTTTGGTGCAAATTTACACCGATGGTTACATGTCGCATGATCCCAGCTATGTCAGATTCTATGCTTACCTGAGTTTATTCACCTCCTCCATGTTGGGACTAGTTGTGAGTCCCAACTTGGTACAGATTTATATTTTCTGGGAACTAGTGGGGATGTGTTCCTACTTGCTGATTGGCTTTTGGTTCGATCGCAAAGGAGCAGCCGATGCTTGCCAAAAAGCATTCGTCACCAACCGCGTCGGTGACTTCGGGCTATTACTAGGCTTACTTGGTTTGTACTGGGCAACAGGTACGTTTGAATTCACAGAAATGGGAGAAAAGCTGACTCAACTAGTTGAGTCGGGTGGATTGAGCGTGGGACTCGCTACCCTATTTGCGATCCTCGTATTTATGGGACCTGCGGCTAAGTCGGCTCAGTTTCCACTCCATGTATGGCTACCAGATGCAATGGAAGGTCCTACACCAATTTCGGCATTAATCCATGCAGCAACGATGGTTGCGGCTGGTGTATTTTTAATCGCTCGCATGTTCCCCGTATTTGAAGAAATTCCTGCGGTGATGAATACGATCGCTTGGACGGGGGCCTTTACAGCATTTCTCGGCGCAAGTATCGCCATTACCCAAAACGACATCAAAAAAGGCTTAGCCTATTCCACCGTTTCCCAATTGGGTTACATGGTTATGGGTATGGGCGTTGGCGCTTACGGTGCAGGGCTATTCCACCTGATGACCCATGCTTACTTCAAAGCGATGATGTTCCTCGGTTCTGGTTCCGTCATTCATGGTATGGAAGAAGTCGTCGGCCATGATCCCGATGTCGCTCAAGATATGCGCGTGATGGGTGGTTTACGCAAATACATGCCAATCACTGCGATCACCTTCTTTATCGGTACTCTTGCGATTAGTGGGATTCCTCCCTTCGCTGGTTTCTGGTCAAAGGACGAGATTCTCGCTTCTACCTTCAAAGCAAATCCTGTGCTGTGGGGAATTGGCTTCCTGACCGCAGGGATCACTGCCTTCTATATGTTCCGTATGTATTTCACCACCTTTGAAGGTGATTTCCGAGGTACTGACAAGAAGCTCGTTGCCGCAGTCAAAGCAGAAAACTCCGTAGGCAAGGAAGCCCAAGCTGATGACGGTCACGGACATCATCATGCTAGCAAGCCCCATGAGTCACCAATTACGATGACCTTCCCTCTGATGGTCTTGGCAATTCCTTCGATGCTGATTGGTTTAGTCGGTACGCCCTTGGGTAATTACTTCGAGTACTTTATCCATGCTCCCTCAGAAAAGATCACGGAAGTACCTATTGAAGGTTTCACTCCTGAATTTTTGTTAATGGGTGGCAGCTCGGTCGGTATTGGTTTGATTGGAATTTCTATAGCGATCTTGATGTATTTGCAAAAGAAAATCGATCCCAGCGCGATCGCCAAATCCATCGAGCCTCTCTACAAGCTCTCCAAGAACAAATGGTACATTGACGAAATTTACGAAGCTGTATTCGTAATTGGTTCCCGCCGCCTAGCCCGTCAAGTGCTAGAAGTTGATGCCAAAATCGTCGATGGTGTGGTTAACCTTGCAGGTTTCGTAACTGTTGTTACTGGTGAGGGCTTAAAGTACTTTGAAAATGGCAAGGCGCAGTTCTATGCTCTCGTCATCTTCATCGGTGTTCTCGGTTTCGTCATCGTGACTTCGATTTAA
- a CDS encoding DUF3084 domain-containing protein, with translation MAGYTLVLAILILGGIIATLGDRIGTKVGRARLSMFNLRPRDTATLVTIATGGMISASTLGILLLLSGQLRDGLFRLESIRSELSSSQQQKQKVETELNAAKNEQEKAQQRLEEINKSLVQAVRKQAETQALLQNVETKFQKADEELKKASQQEADLRDRIQNLTKEQENLQTESNQLRQEKERISGELASISRDRETLKQKVDESEQRLVAIEKQRVDLTSEIASLESAREQLIISLEALRKGNVAIFADQILSIGVVRPNLSNAELRQASIQLLQQAERNARELLDFLPDQAPKEPVIRITDAQIEGLLDRIKDGKSYVIRILSAGNFLKRETKVAIAADVTLNRQIFARGDEIATLQFMPNLTPQALASRIEQLFLLVSFRARREGVLANPVTGKVGNFPPDALTELFRVASELKSTYEIRAVAKEAIFPASSLTLELVIRQNGIEIARFS, from the coding sequence ATGGCTGGATATACGCTGGTTTTAGCGATTTTGATCTTAGGCGGCATTATTGCGACGCTAGGCGATCGCATTGGCACTAAGGTTGGTAGGGCGCGACTTAGCATGTTCAACCTGAGACCGCGTGACACCGCGACCTTAGTGACAATCGCCACAGGTGGTATGATTTCTGCGTCAACGTTAGGAATTTTGTTGCTCCTCAGTGGACAGTTAAGGGATGGACTATTTCGTTTAGAAAGCATTCGCTCAGAGCTATCAAGCAGTCAACAGCAAAAGCAGAAAGTTGAGACTGAGCTAAATGCCGCTAAAAACGAGCAGGAAAAAGCCCAACAACGCTTAGAAGAAATTAATAAGTCACTAGTCCAAGCAGTGCGTAAGCAAGCAGAAACTCAGGCTTTGTTACAAAATGTCGAAACCAAATTTCAAAAGGCAGATGAAGAACTCAAAAAGGCTTCCCAACAAGAAGCAGATTTACGCGATCGCATTCAAAATTTGACCAAAGAGCAAGAAAATCTTCAAACTGAAAGCAATCAACTGCGGCAAGAGAAAGAACGGATTTCGGGCGAACTCGCAAGTATTTCCCGTGATCGTGAAACTCTCAAACAAAAAGTTGATGAATCAGAGCAGCGTTTGGTTGCGATCGAAAAACAACGAGTTGATCTCACCTCCGAGATCGCCTCTCTAGAATCCGCCCGCGAACAATTGATCATCAGCCTTGAGGCTCTACGCAAAGGCAACGTAGCAATTTTTGCCGATCAGATTTTATCAATCGGGGTGGTGCGTCCTAATTTAAGCAATGCGGAATTGCGTCAAGCCAGTATCCAACTACTACAACAGGCTGAGCGTAATGCCCGTGAGCTTCTTGATTTTCTGCCCGATCAAGCACCCAAGGAGCCAGTCATCAGAATTACTGATGCTCAAATTGAAGGACTGCTGGATCGGATCAAAGATGGAAAGAGTTATGTGATTCGGATTCTCTCCGCAGGCAATTTTTTGAAGCGGGAAACTAAAGTAGCGATCGCTGCCGATGTCACTCTCAATCGTCAGATCTTTGCACGGGGCGATGAAATTGCTACTCTCCAATTTATGCCAAACCTTACACCACAGGCTTTAGCATCACGTATCGAGCAACTATTTCTGTTAGTAAGTTTTCGGGCAAGGCGTGAGGGTGTACTCGCAAATCCCGTCACAGGCAAAGTCGGTAACTTTCCCCCTGATGCCCTAACCGAACTTTTTAGAGTTGCCAGTGAGCTTAAATCGACCTACGAAATTAGGGCAGTGGCAAAGGAAGCAATTTTTCCTGCCAGTTCTCTTACTCTAGAGCTAGTTATCCGTCAAAATGGTATTGAAATTGCTCGGTTTAGTTAA
- a CDS encoding pyridoxal phosphate-dependent aminotransferase — translation MTIVPLSQRALQTKESQIREASRYCEKFGAINLAQGLPDFPAPEALKESARDAIASDFNQYADSWGWEKLRVAIAEKMQRDNQITVDPDTEVTVCCGATEGLNIALMSLIDQGDLVLIFEPFYENYIPNLATVGGIPEFITLQPPQWEITQEILEPAFKKGIKAVIINSPANPTGKVWTRTELELIAKLCQQYDVYAITDEIYEYIIYEQEHISLMSIEGMRDRTIVVNGFSKTFCITGWRLGYTVANPVLTAAMRRIHDFITICAPAPLQHAALTAMQFGREYFTNMALDYKRKRDLLYPALVELGLSPVLPKGAYYIWTDSSAIAKDAESAAFRLAKEALVAAVPGTCFSHPERDKVNGLRFCFAKKDSTIALAVDNLRKLKL, via the coding sequence TTGACTATCGTTCCGCTATCCCAACGCGCCCTGCAAACCAAAGAATCCCAAATTCGTGAAGCATCCCGTTACTGCGAAAAATTTGGTGCGATTAATCTCGCCCAAGGTTTGCCTGACTTCCCTGCACCAGAAGCTCTTAAGGAATCAGCCAGAGACGCGATCGCTTCAGATTTTAATCAATATGCTGATAGCTGGGGCTGGGAAAAACTGCGCGTGGCGATCGCCGAAAAAATGCAACGGGATAATCAGATTACCGTTGATCCTGACACTGAAGTTACGGTATGTTGTGGGGCAACTGAAGGCTTAAATATTGCCCTAATGTCGCTGATCGATCAAGGCGATCTCGTTTTAATTTTTGAGCCATTTTATGAAAACTATATTCCCAACTTAGCAACGGTAGGAGGTATCCCTGAATTTATTACCCTGCAACCACCACAGTGGGAAATTACCCAAGAAATCCTTGAACCTGCTTTTAAAAAAGGAATTAAAGCCGTAATCATCAATAGTCCTGCTAATCCTACAGGCAAGGTATGGACAAGGACAGAATTGGAATTAATTGCCAAGCTCTGCCAGCAGTACGATGTCTATGCGATTACCGATGAAATTTACGAATACATCATCTATGAACAAGAGCATATTAGCTTGATGAGCATTGAAGGAATGCGCGATCGCACAATTGTAGTGAATGGCTTCTCGAAAACCTTTTGTATCACAGGCTGGCGCTTGGGCTATACAGTCGCGAACCCAGTCTTAACTGCTGCCATGCGTCGTATCCATGATTTCATCACGATCTGTGCGCCTGCCCCTCTACAACATGCGGCCCTTACGGCGATGCAGTTTGGACGCGAGTACTTTACCAATATGGCACTAGACTACAAACGCAAGCGTGATTTGCTATATCCAGCTTTAGTCGAACTTGGTTTATCGCCAGTACTTCCCAAAGGTGCATACTATATTTGGACGGATAGCTCAGCGATCGCCAAGGATGCAGAAAGTGCCGCTTTTCGTCTAGCCAAGGAAGCGTTAGTAGCGGCTGTACCTGGAACTTGCTTTAGTCATCCTGAACGAGACAAAGTAAATGGATTAAGGTTCTGTTTTGCTAAGAAAGATAGCACGATTGCATTAGCGGTTGATAATTTGCGTAAACTAAAACTGTAG
- a CDS encoding AAA family ATPase — translation MEKQLKIQQLVDNLAKAIVGKDEAIQLVLVALFSGGHALLEDVPGVGKTLLAKSLAASISGKFQRVQCTPDLLPTDITGTNIWNPQKGEFQFLPGPIFANVLLADEINRATPRTQSALLEVMEETQVTVDGISRKVPSPFFAIATQNPIEYQGTFPLPEAQLDRFALSFSIGYPSEVEELEMLKRLQSGQIGSANLEPCITPEEVLEIRNLATQVPVSDATSEYIVNVVRATRNDEEITLGVSPRGTSALLRSAQSYALIQQALDPSRQSNYVLPDDVKFLAPYVLGHRIIVAGRRSPKNIIQRLLDAVTVP, via the coding sequence ATGGAAAAGCAACTCAAAATACAACAGTTAGTTGACAATCTCGCAAAGGCGATCGTTGGCAAGGATGAAGCGATTCAACTAGTTTTAGTGGCGCTATTTTCGGGTGGTCATGCCTTGCTCGAAGATGTCCCAGGGGTAGGTAAAACTTTATTAGCAAAATCTCTCGCTGCTTCTATTTCTGGCAAATTCCAACGGGTACAATGTACGCCTGATCTATTACCCACAGATATTACAGGTACAAACATTTGGAATCCTCAAAAGGGGGAATTTCAGTTTTTGCCAGGGCCAATCTTTGCGAATGTCTTGTTAGCTGATGAGATCAATCGTGCGACTCCACGGACTCAATCAGCCTTGCTGGAGGTAATGGAAGAAACGCAAGTAACGGTTGATGGCATCTCGCGTAAGGTTCCTTCACCATTTTTTGCGATCGCTACGCAAAACCCAATTGAATATCAAGGGACTTTTCCATTACCAGAGGCGCAACTTGATCGCTTTGCGTTATCTTTTAGCATTGGCTATCCCAGTGAAGTTGAAGAATTGGAAATGCTCAAACGCTTGCAATCGGGGCAAATTGGATCAGCGAACTTAGAACCCTGTATTACCCCTGAAGAAGTTCTAGAGATCCGCAATCTTGCCACCCAAGTGCCTGTCAGCGATGCAACTAGCGAATATATTGTCAATGTGGTGCGGGCGACGCGCAATGATGAAGAAATTACTCTCGGTGTTAGTCCTAGAGGTACTTCTGCACTATTGCGATCGGCTCAAAGCTATGCCTTAATCCAGCAAGCGCTCGATCCTAGTCGCCAGTCTAATTATGTGCTACCTGATGATGTTAAGTTTCTCGCACCCTACGTGTTAGGACATCGCATTATTGTCGCTGGTAGGCGATCGCCTAAGAATATTATTCAGCGCTTACTAGATGCTGTTACTGTTCCTTAA
- a CDS encoding Hpt domain-containing protein, whose product MVGNIETNAIIDISTIVKNYPEFADLPTLNVDTFQGLRQSIDDDLMFSDLVTIYLNSAENLLDEIQMAFANQDASQFSLSAHSLKSTSASIGAVRLSQICKYLEQVGKTGNISVSSDMVYLLTNEYEQVIQAIQVSVIEFMAE is encoded by the coding sequence ATGGTTGGAAATATAGAAACCAACGCGATTATAGATATATCAACAATAGTAAAAAACTATCCAGAATTTGCTGATTTGCCAACTCTAAATGTTGATACATTTCAGGGTTTACGCCAATCAATCGATGATGATCTGATGTTTTCTGACCTAGTCACGATTTATCTAAATTCTGCGGAAAACTTGCTAGACGAAATTCAAATGGCCTTTGCTAATCAAGATGCTAGTCAGTTTAGCTTGTCAGCTCATTCGCTCAAATCAACCAGCGCTAGTATTGGTGCGGTCAGACTGTCGCAGATATGTAAGTATTTGGAACAGGTTGGTAAAACTGGAAATATTAGTGTCTCATCAGACATGGTGTATTTGCTAACTAATGAATATGAACAAGTGATTCAGGCTATCCAAGTCAGTGTAATTGAGTTTATGGCAGAATGA
- a CDS encoding class I SAM-dependent methyltransferase: protein MSQEKTQILQEYLSWDKAVSFNKNAIAECLITDPSCWLLANSYYFGHPEWAKNYFDSCHRHANFKERWIAATGGLDNKIVIDIGCGPGNLYATLGGTPKILIGVDVSRGALEMAKDIGYTPLLADAQNLPFVSRFADIVAVNATLHHCDDMSKALSEAARLVRLGGLLVIDHDPQLTAWNFKGIAMLFYKVRLAIYKMFLSNLHIPKEERLCALSTETHHKPGDSVTPNLFRNILEPMGFEVKLYPHNHTVGADVLSGNIGKPPHWRYRLGQFLSGINPYSSEAALSLMCIAQRNKDISPSED, encoded by the coding sequence ATGTCACAAGAAAAAACTCAAATTTTGCAAGAATATCTGTCATGGGATAAAGCTGTTAGCTTCAATAAGAACGCTATTGCAGAATGTCTAATTACTGATCCTAGCTGTTGGCTTTTAGCTAATAGTTATTATTTCGGACATCCAGAATGGGCAAAAAACTATTTTGATTCCTGTCATCGACATGCAAATTTTAAAGAACGATGGATTGCGGCTACAGGAGGCTTGGATAATAAAATAGTCATTGATATTGGCTGTGGTCCTGGGAACTTATATGCCACACTGGGTGGAACCCCCAAGATTTTGATAGGTGTTGATGTTAGTCGCGGAGCCTTAGAAATGGCTAAAGACATTGGCTATACTCCGCTATTAGCAGATGCTCAAAATCTTCCATTTGTTTCTAGATTTGCCGACATTGTTGCAGTTAATGCAACTCTACATCATTGTGATGATATGTCCAAAGCTCTGTCAGAAGCAGCCCGACTTGTCCGTCTTGGTGGACTCTTAGTAATTGATCATGATCCGCAACTAACTGCTTGGAACTTTAAGGGGATTGCGATGCTATTTTATAAGGTGAGACTCGCAATTTATAAAATGTTTTTGAGTAACCTTCACATCCCCAAAGAAGAGCGGCTTTGTGCTTTATCAACTGAAACACATCACAAACCTGGGGATAGTGTTACACCCAATTTATTTCGCAACATCCTTGAACCTATGGGTTTTGAAGTTAAGCTTTACCCTCATAACCATACTGTAGGCGCTGATGTACTCTCTGGAAATATTGGAAAACCACCTCATTGGAGATATCGCTTAGGTCAGTTCTTATCGGGAATAAACCCCTATTCCTCCGAAGCTGCTCTATCACTAATGTGTATTGCTCAACGGAATAAAGATATATCCCCAAGTGAAGACTAA
- the arsS gene encoding arsenosugar biosynthesis radical SAM (seleno)protein ArsS (Some members of this family are selenoproteins.) — MQVPAIAITPFSHKLTAPLLKHDISVLQINLGKICNLACSHCHVEASPHRTEELSPEICRQLIEIIQRFPQIQTVDLTGGAPEMLYGFRELVQTARASGKEAITRSNLTIYFEKGYEDIPEFFAQHQVRVVASLPCYLEDNVDKMRGKGVFDKSIQALQWLNRLGYGSDPQLILDLVYNPQLPTANKFSLAPNQQNLQAAYKAHLQEHFGIVFNNLFTITNLPIGRSKFHLQHRKLEEEYTSFLETNFNPTTLGHVMCRNQLSVDYQGNIYDCDFNQMENLPARSPNGEILTIAKILEQGTLDIIQEIQTADYCYGCTAGSGSSCGGALL; from the coding sequence ATGCAAGTTCCTGCGATCGCGATTACACCTTTTTCCCATAAGCTCACAGCCCCACTTTTAAAACATGATATTTCGGTGTTACAGATCAACTTAGGCAAGATTTGCAATCTCGCTTGTAGCCATTGTCATGTAGAGGCAAGCCCCCATCGCACTGAGGAATTATCCCCAGAAATTTGCCGCCAACTAATTGAAATCATTCAACGCTTTCCCCAAATCCAGACAGTGGATCTCACGGGTGGCGCTCCAGAAATGCTCTATGGATTTCGTGAATTAGTCCAAACAGCAAGAGCATCTGGCAAAGAAGCGATCACCCGTTCTAATTTGACGATTTATTTTGAGAAGGGCTACGAGGATATTCCTGAGTTCTTTGCTCAGCATCAGGTGCGAGTGGTGGCTTCATTGCCCTGTTATCTTGAGGACAATGTGGATAAAATGCGTGGGAAAGGCGTATTTGACAAATCAATTCAGGCTCTGCAATGGCTCAATCGCTTAGGCTATGGCAGCGATCCTCAGCTAATCCTAGACTTGGTATACAATCCCCAACTTCCCACTGCTAATAAATTTTCCCTTGCTCCCAATCAACAGAATTTACAAGCCGCTTACAAAGCCCATCTTCAAGAGCATTTCGGCATTGTTTTTAACAACCTGTTTACAATTACCAATCTTCCCATTGGTAGAAGTAAGTTCCATTTACAGCATCGCAAATTAGAAGAGGAGTATACATCTTTCCTAGAAACCAATTTTAATCCGACTACACTTGGTCATGTCATGTGTCGCAATCAGCTTTCAGTCGATTATCAAGGGAATATCTATGATTGCGATTTTAATCAGATGGAAAACCTACCCGCGCGATCGCCTAATGGAGAAATTCTCACTATTGCCAAAATTCTCGAACAGGGAACTTTAGATATCATCCAAGAAATTCAAACAGCAGACTACTGTTATGGCTGCACCGCAGGTAGTGGCTCTAGCTGCGGTGGTGCATTACTGTGA